AAGGCAATAAGACTAGTCAAAGAAGGCCCTTATGCATACATAAGACATCCAATATACATGGGGTATATACTGCTTTTCATATCGGCGTTTCTCATAACAGGATGGTGGTTATTCTCTCTGTTAGGAGAATTAATCATGCTATCTCTAGTTATATGGAGACTACCTATTGAAGAAAAAATGCTGGAAGAAAGATTTGGTTCCGAGTATGTAGAATATAAAAGTAAAGTCAAAATGTTCATACCATTTATACTCTAGATTTCCTAAACCGTGACATCCGAAGCAAAACAAAGTCTAAAACTCACAATAATGGAATCTACCAAATCTCCTAGTTATATCTTGAATTTAAAACATTGGTAGGTTAAAAATTCCTTAGAGCTAGAGAGATGTTAAAGGTAGAGAATGGAAATGTAAGGATATTTCCTATAAGAAGGTATGTTGAAAAGTCTCTTACAGTGCCTGGTTCAAAGAGCATAACAAACCGAGTTTTAGTCGTATCGGCAATGAATAGCAGGAAGATAAAAATAAAAAATGTTCTAGTATCCGATGATACTAACCACATGCTTAATGCTTTGGAGTCTCTCGGCTTTACTATAAACAAATACCACTATTCTAGAGAAAATGATTTTCCAGAAATTGCAGAATTTGTGAAATTCATTGAATCTAGGGCAAAGGACGGACTGGTTGTTGAAATAGGAGGTGAATGTATACCTAGCGGTTATATGGAGAGAGAAATTTT
The genomic region above belongs to Brevinematia bacterium and contains:
- a CDS encoding isoprenylcysteine carboxylmethyltransferase family protein, producing KAIRLVKEGPYAYIRHPIYMGYILLFISAFLITGWWLFSLLGELIMLSLVIWRLPIEEKMLEERFGSEYVEYKSKVKMFIPFIL